The genomic region TAGTTGCCACTCACGCGCGAGCTTCTTCACTTTCAAACGGTCGTCGTCCAGAAAACAGCATAAATCCCGTAGTTCCTGGTTCTCCTCTTGCAGCCGCTGGTTGATGACTTTGAGTTCCCTGATTTCAAGCAGATGTCCCTGCAGTTGTTTATTGACCTCCTTGATTAATCGACCGCGCTGTATGAGAGCGGACATCTTATCCGATTCTTCTTTGCGGAGTCGATTCACCAGCTCTTCCTTAGAGCAAGTCAGCAAGTCTTCATCGGACATCTTTGACAGCTCCCGGTTCAATATTTCACTGTCGCTCCCCATATTGTTCAAAAATTCACCATCAATTGATATTACAGCGGTTAAACCATAAGATAGGTCTTACGAGGCACATGAGATGTTTGTCACTGTTAACGGATCGCAACATTCCTCACCCAGGCACGAAGAAAACGGCCATTTCCTCTTCGGTCCGCTATTTATAACCTATAATAAGGAGAAATCACAGTTCTTATATGCAAACAGTCTTTTTTTGGGCCACGTTTAACGATTAAAACGATAAACTCATCCAGACTGTAACACACTGAACAGGCCTACCTCTCTCCTCGGTGTTTAAACCGTAATTCAGGGCAGCATTAATT from Pseudorasbora parva isolate DD20220531a chromosome 11, ASM2467924v1, whole genome shotgun sequence harbors:
- the ccdc85b gene encoding coiled-coil domain-containing protein 85B; this encodes MGSDSEILNRELSKMSDEDLLTCSKEELVNRLRKEESDKMSALIQRGRLIKEVNKQLQGHLLEIRELKVINQRLQEENQELRDLCCFLDDDRLKVKKLAREWQLFGHHASKVMREDLGGYLKKLADLERMQDGLVKENLDLKELCLVLEEECVSRSDSSPGGSTDLNIPCMVARDVGDGSSSTGSVGSPDQLHLVCSPDD